In Rhipicephalus sanguineus isolate Rsan-2018 chromosome 1, BIME_Rsan_1.4, whole genome shotgun sequence, the DNA window aagggccactaaagagaaaaatttcACTTGCATTAGCAAAGCTAACATGGCATATTGTGGGAACATTTATTGAGCCATTGTGGcccgaataataaaaaaaaatgctttgaaatacATGACGTCACAGTAATGTAGTAGCATTGGAGTATTTCTTTTCATCAATGAATACATGCCAAACATACTATATTCATTCGGTACATGATTAGGTGTATGTGAACTACACACTTGCAAAACACTGCCATAAAAATGTAGAGCTGTCACTACTTAAATCAAATAAGTGTTAAGTGCCTTGCGATTATTAGCTTAACCTCGATTAACTGTTCAAAAAGACTGCATAATCGGAGAACCCTGGTAATACGAACTGTGTTGGTAGATGTACAAACAACTTTTATTGTTATGCCATTTGGCCTTGTTTTGTGAATTCTAGTGTTTTTGTCTCAAACTCATCTAATCACCCTGACAGCTTCATGGCACTTTCTCGCGTGGAAAGTTATGACCTGAAATGTGCCTTATGAAGTTGCGATAAAAAAACTTCTGTTTGTTGCAGATAACCTGGGAGGGCAAATTTCACTTCTTGGACCCCTGGTGTGCTTTGCTGTGTTTATAGCCATCTGTGCTTGCTTTTGCCGAGAGTGCCGGCGCAGGGAAGCCATGTTGGCATCCACGACAGCCGTCCCGGTTGACCCCTTTCACACTCCAGGCCCTGTTCCATATGGACCCGCTGTAGCAGGTGCACGACCAGTACCTATGACTCAGCCTGTGCATCCACCTTACAGTCCACCTTACAGCCAGCCGCCAGCACCCTCCCAGAGCCAGCCACCTCCACCGGGATTCCTTGGCTACCCATATGGCAGCATGCCCCAGGAGCCACCTCCACCGTACGAGTACAAGTGATTACAGTGTGCTGGACTGAATGACACGAGGACTGTGGCTTAGAAAAGATGCACCTGTGGTCTACACCTCAGCTCCTGCTAGCCTTGTTATGCCCCCACAATGCTTGTTGGTGCTTTTGTAGGTTGCACGCTCGGCCTGTGACACTCCGGGATGGCATTGAGTGGTGGCTGTGGCTCACAATATATGCTCTGTGTACTCTGTACCTGTGTGACACAGAGCGAATAGCCAATACCACCAGTGCTTCTGTGGCACAACAGGTTGAGTGTCACTGTACTTGAGATTACTTTGGTGATTTGTGTTTTGCTACTTAAGGCATTacatgtgttctttctttgtaaaGGCACATGGTACTAAATACCCAAGGTGTGACTTGTCTTGGAAAAAACACAGCAGATACTAGTTATTTTCGAGGTGCTGATCTCAAAGTGCAGCACTTTCTCTGGTGTCTTGTGAAGCACTGTTTAAACTCAGGATTGTAATGCTGCTCTTACATAAAATACACTGCTTGAACAAGAAGCCATGGTATTACTGTTCAAGTGAATATTCTTACGTGCCtgccttaatatatatatattaagtatACCACAAATGCCATTTTTACTATGTTGCACTGTTATGGTTACATGTAGTGATGACTGCATGTTAAAGTACTTATAAAGTAAATTTTTGTAATTTTTCACGTCAGAAACTCCTATTCTTGAGAACAGGCATGTGTACAAATTTTAATTTTTGAAGTATGGTTGTGTAAGGAATATGGTGCTATAGCATTATTTCTCACATGTATAAGTTGCCCTCTTTAGCTGCCCACTGGCTGGATCCAGTGCTCAGCGGCATCGTTGTCAAAACATTGTAATGAAATAGCAAGAATGTGAAAATTTTACACTCAGTCTATCTTCACTGAGATTATATTGTGACATTACGCTTTGTTAAATTGTATCACAGACTGATATTAGTGGTGCTTGCACTGGGCCATTGGAGCTTATATATCGCATTTTGTTGTCCAGACAATAAAATTGTTTTAGTGAATTTCACAAGCTCTTCAGATGAAGGAGGCTCACTGAGAGTATACTTCATTCAATTTTTTGTGTGCTAATACTGCATGCTGACCTACCCCAGACCCAGATGCACATGTCCATTGCTGTTGCTCTTTTTGTACACATTCAGGAACACTGCCCTAGATATGTAGCATCGAATACATTTTGTATTTGATGTGTGAGGCCATCGGTA includes these proteins:
- the LOC119372227 gene encoding protein shisa-5 yields the protein MSFGAWLPAVANFFFVWTPVHAHIYEDNLGGQISLLGPLVCFAVFIAICACFCRECRRREAMLASTTAVPVDPFHTPGPVPYGPAVAGARPVPMTQPVHPPYSPPYSQPPAPSQSQPPPPGFLGYPYGSMPQEPPPPYEYK